From Theileria orientalis strain Shintoku DNA, chromosome 4, complete genome, the proteins below share one genomic window:
- a CDS encoding uncharacterized protein (Armadillo-like helical domain containing protein) produces the protein MIDRSDELFTDRSDGSMSILATNLENRFKVRDSLCKELIEALSDYSDVYKRLRSITIILNSILVNYGNLIVYDERNYVLSRNDLDKILSVEMLEEKVTRPLISGEYANELQRESVKLLFAVSAHLPLEEYSKLYSQELLLTLISIAQQSSMEMSGNREVWTSCISILRNVISQAEYPVEMLNRVVSCIFSIVDEPSVQLCNEIVAKIMFRRANEAENKFPFMEANAFFTMKLTKRIVEYLVTVLERTQDTSILTTSCDCLIAICEHAFGVDMFLESGGLKKITDLVLIVNTKHEAMLSLDKYNKRADVSPKLTSSSPIMKVNQAFHEISFSALSVISKVAYTSNHRQILHLINHELPETLVKLLSCPLTSTKVKARACNTLGNLGCETDNEVQAVIDAEALTVLMSTFQTELDHSVRVESAYAICACLSKANRKQIGYIISCNSKTNHLGDGTCIALISSMLDFIVKCDPTNESSVKLCRVVLNGMENILKVGEDETKMYKLTENPYINMFREAEGDVKLSQVCFFPEYNIAKKATGILREYFNQEEHGM, from the exons ATGATTGACAGGTCTGATGAACTGTTTACAGACCGTTCGGACGGATCAATGTCAATTTTGGCAAcaaatttggaaaacagGTTCAAAGTAAGAGACTCGCTATGCAAAGAGCTGATAGAAGCGCTATCGGACTACTCGGATGTGTACAAAAGACTGAGGTCGATCACGATCATACTTAACTCAATACTGGTGAACTACGGAAACCTGATAGTGTACGACGAGAGGAACTACGTGCTGTCGAGAAATGACCTGGATAAAATACTGAGCGTCGAGATGTTGGAAGAAAAGGTGACAAGGCCCCTGATTTCAGGAGAGTACGCAAACGAGTTGCAGAGAGAGTCAGTGAAACTGCTGTTTGCAGTGTCAGCGCACCTGCCGCTGGAGGAGTACAGTAAGCTGTATAGccaggagctgctgctaACACTAATATCTATCGCACAACAGTCGAGCATGGAGATGAGCGGGAACAGAGAAGTGTGGACCTCGTGCATCTCAATACTGAGGAACGTGATAAGCCAGGCTGAGTACCCAGTGGAAATGCTCAACAGAGTAGTGAGCTGCATATTCAGCATAGTGGATGAGCCCTCAGTGCAACTGTGCAACGAAATCGTGGccaaaataatgtttagaAGGGCGAACGAGGCTGAAAATAAGTTCCCGTTCATGGAGGCAAACGCATTCTTCACAAtgaagctgacgaagagAATAGTGGAGTACCTGGTGACGGTGCTCGAGAGGACGCAGGACACAAGCATACTCACGACGAGCTGTGACTGCCTAATCGCAATATGCGAACACGCATTCGGAGTGGACATGTTTCTGGAGTCAGGGGGTCTCAAGAAGATCACGGACCTGGTGCTGATAGTTAACACGAAGCACGAGGCGATGCTCTCGCTGGACAAGTACAACAAGAGAGCAGACGTCTCTCCGAAGCTGACGAGCAGTTCGCCAATCATGAAGGTGAACCAGGCGTTCCACGAGATCTCCTTCAGCGCACTCTCAGTGATAAGCAAGGTGGCCTACACGTCGAACCACAGGCAGATACTGCACCTGATCAACCACGAGCTGCCGGAGACACTGGTGAAGCTGCTAAGCTGCCCACTGACCAGCACGAAGGTGAAGGCGAGGGCGTGCAACACGCTGGGGAACCTGGGCTGCGAGACCGACAACGAGGTGCAGGCAGTGATCGACGCGGAGGCGCTCACGGTGCTAATGAGCACCTTCCAGACGGAGCTCGACCACAGCGTGAGGGTGGAGTCGGCGTACGCAATATGCGCCTGTCTGTCGAAGGCAAACAGGAAGCAAATCGGCTACATAATATCCTGTAACTCGAAAACGAACCACCTAG GGGATGGAACCTGTATCGCATTAATATCGAGTATGTTGGACTTCATAGTTAAGTGTGACCCGACGAACGAAAGCAGCGTTAAGCTGTGCAGAGTAGTGTTGAACGGAATGGAAAACATACTGAAAGTGGGAGAAGATGAGACGAAGATGTATAAACTGACGGAAAACCCATACATTAACATGTTCAGAGAAGCGGAG GGGGACGTCAAACTCTCGCAAGTGTGTTTCTTCCCGGAATATAACATAGCGAAGAAGGCCACAGGGATTCTGagagaatattttaaccaGGAAGAACACGGAATGTAA
- a CDS encoding uncharacterized protein (Hly-III related proteins family protein), translated as MKTGLKNKRNLPLLRGRVHLLNLVTLPILAVSVIRNHTESQIVVAYFIFFACCLFNLIASSVLHFKIWDELRMALFTRIDYAGIFLVIGSSAFPSILYYMKNDLFMAIVSLFHWTIIFAGVFGALIFDFSKTSKSFRSIIYPFFGIPYAYLAYKLLLDGKYYSILMSILTAAFYITGSVFYATGTPNLIPGIFESHELFHLFCWLAFMASFFLNYDLTRLTVSQ; from the exons aTGAAAACAGGACTGAAAAATAAGAGGAATCTGCCGCTGCTGAGAGGCAGAGTCCACCTACTAAACTTGGTGACCCTGCCGATTTTGGCAGTGTCAGTCATAAGGAACCACACAGAGTCGCAAATAGTAGTGGCttactttatattcttcGCCTGCTGCCTCTTTAACCTTATTGCGAGCTCAGTGCTGCactttaaaatatgggACGAGCTTAGAATGGCACTGTTTACCAGGATAGACTACGCAG GCATATTTCTGGTGATAGGGAGTTCGGCATTCCCCTCGATTTTGTACTATATGAAAAACGACCTCTTTATGGCAATCGTATCGCTATTCCACTGGACAATAATATTTGCAG GAGTTTTTGGGGCACTGATATTTGACTTCTCAAAGACTTCAAAATCATTTCGATCAATCATATACCCGTTCTTTGGCATTCCGTACGCGTATTTGGCATACAAGTTACTGTTGGATGGCAAATACTACTCCATTTTGATGTCAATACTAACGGCAGCATTCTACATAACGGGGTCGGTGTTTTACGCAACAGGAACGCCGAATCTCATACCAGGAATATTTGAATCACACGAACTATTTCACTTGTTCTGTTGGTTGGCTTTTATGGCCTCCTTTTTCCTAAACTATGACTTGACTAGACTAACTGTTAGTCAGTGA
- a CDS encoding uncharacterized protein (3-oxo-5-alpha-steroid 4-dehydrogenase, C-terminal domain containing protein), producing the protein MGFFRTLYSHSDFLVRSFFTVSLFAVLLTYSFKPLFTYTLYGKRLKSYYLKVSPKFLVPKNCFANFYLLSILLNIFLFYKERLEITNLYRVMYITHVLRRLLEQAFLFTKLPKPSFLHVVGYLFGLWYFYSLIFSYYVATALALNNPSSYYPFGYSVLLNCFAQFLQFYSHVKLSELRRDVKDETRVYKVPTAGPFKYILCPHYLAEILIYVSLCCNLNM; encoded by the exons ATGGGTTTTTTCCGGACCTTATATTCTCACTCCGACTTTTTAGTTAGGTCATTTTTTACCGTCTCTTTATTTGCTGTACTATTGACTTACTCCTTTAAGCCACtttttacttacacattgtaTGGAAAACGCCTGAAATCGTATTATCTCAAAGTTTCCCCTAAATTTTTAGTTCCCAAAAATTGTTTTGCAAACTTCTACCTTTTATCAATATTGCTAAACATATTTCTTTTCTACAAG GAACGGTTAGAGATAACTAACCTTTACCGTGTTATGTACATTACTCACGTCCTGAGGCGCCTTTTAGAGCAAGCCTTTCTGTTTACTAAGCTGCCCAAACCTTCATTTTTACACGTTGTCGGCTATCTTTTCGGACTTTGGTACTTTTACTCGCtaatttttagttattATGTAGCCACTGCCCTCGCCCTAAATAATCCTTCCTCCTACTACCCATTTGGGTACTCTgtacttttaaattgttttgCTCAGTTTCTCCAG TTCTATTCTCATGTTAAGTTATCTGAGCTGAGGAGGGACGTTAAGGATGAGACTAGGGTTTACAAGGTTCCCACCGCTGGCCCTTTTAAGTACATCTTATGTCCTCACTACCTTGCcgaaattttaatttacgTTTCCCTTTGCTGCAACTTGAACATGTAG
- a CDS encoding uncharacterized protein (Hly-III related proteins family protein): protein MIGPEFGLLKMKSRTSLSKYIEGLRSHNRIVPLLRGRVHILNVFIYLYTIYKLKDKSLATEFKYAYAVVYFVSIFGSIIIAWYHNNVWDLKQRALFKRVDYAFIFLSIVSPWFPVHIYYIKDWFTAAFVLLHWGLAITGVLASLIYDFSMAPKWLRVVFFNIVGQLNWHVAYKMYTSGRVREFYYFLTGTTLYFLSGIVYAAKYPNPVSRIFEHHEVMHLLVVAGNLFAFKTNFEMV, encoded by the exons ATGATTGGCCCCGAATTCGGTCTTTTAAAGATGAAGAGTCGTACTTCCTTGTCTAAATACATTGAAGGGCTTAGAAGCCATAACAGGATAGTACCGTTGCTCAGGGGAAGGGTCCACATACTTAACGTATTCATCTACCTATACAcgatttataaattgaagGACAAAAGTTTGGCTACGGAATTCAAATATGCCTACGCAGTGGTGTATTTCGTATCAATATTCGGCTCAATCATAATAGCATGGTATCATAACAACGTTTGGGATTTGAAGCAGAGGGCTTTATTCAAGAGAGTAGATTACGCAT ttataTTTCTTTCGATCGTATCGCCTTGGTTTCCTGTTCACATTTACTACATAAAGGACTGGTTTACGGCTGCGTTCGTGCTACTACATTGGGGACTGGCAATCACGG GAGTGCTGGCGTCGCTCATATATGACTTCTCTATGGCTCCAAAATGGCTTAGAGTGGTGTTTTTCAATATAGTAGGCCAGTTGAACTGGCACGTAGCATACAAGATGTACACATCGGGAAGAGTTCGGGAGTTTTATTACTTCTTAACCGGAACCACACTTTACTTCCTATCGGGGATAGTATACGCAGCGAAATACCCGAACCCTGTCTCTAGAATATTTGAACACCACGAAGTGATGCATCTCTTGGTAGTGGCAGGAAACCTTTTCGCCTTTAAGACCAACTTTGAAATGGTGTAG